A DNA window from Vigna unguiculata cultivar IT97K-499-35 chromosome 10, ASM411807v1, whole genome shotgun sequence contains the following coding sequences:
- the LOC114165438 gene encoding uncharacterized protein LOC114165438 yields MVVTKLKLEIEDCQKGWESKEHDKISSCGFFGTFKKPKSMVDYKWEVGTTFVDKAQFVDGVRTYVVHAGRNLKFEKNDKERVRVIVSMAHRAKQLATKVVEGSFKDQYRRIYDYAHELIRSNPESTVKVKVEDVNDKKIFMRFYTCLKACKDSFVSCRPITRLDECFLKGQYGGELLIVVGRDANDHMLPIAYAIVEVDNKDTWSWFLELLVEDLGGPDICRFCTFMSDQQKKKFGSKQTKTLMWKAATSTHPRAWEREMHSIKEVNEEAFKYLITIPPRYWCRSRFTVQAKCDTFVNNMSEAFNIVIVDASWSGQKLFEVRHVSLVGDKYTVNIESQECNYRKWLISGIPCCHAIAAMNFLSLKVEDYIPHWFRHTTYEEIYNSIVLPVNGHLLWETTAFPDVLPPRKRRLPKRPTKKRRVEAWELKKDKTQMRPGGHRKRCSVCHALGNKRNNCPTLPIHGCEEHPTKTATPQPTQPTPSEPPPSQPPATPTPRVAPFEKFTPHHIFMLSLQNKKTT; encoded by the exons ATGGTAGTGACGAAGCTAAAACTAGAGATAGAGGACTGTCAGAAGGGTTGGGAGTCAAAAGAGCACGATAAGATTAGCAGTTGTGGTTTTTTTGGGACATTTAAGAAACCCAAATCAATGGTTGATTATAAGTGGGAAGTGGGGACAACTTTCGTGGATAAGGCGCAATTTGTTGATGGTGTAAGAACATATGTTGTTCATGCTGGGAGGAACTTGAAGTTTGAGAAAAATGACAAGGAAAGAGTGAGG GTGATAGTTTCTATGGCTCATAGGGCAAAGCAATTGGCAACAAAGGTGGTTGAAGGATCTTTTAAAGATCAGTATAGAAGGATTTATGATTATGCTCATGAGTTGATTAGATCAAACCCCGAGTCCACAGTGAAAGTTAAAGTGGAAGATGTTAATGATAAGAAGATTTTCATGCGCTTTTACACTTGTCTGAAGGCATGCAAGGACAGTTTTGTAAGTTGTCGACCCATCACACGGCTTGATGAATGTTTCTTGAAAGGCCAATATGGGGGTGAGCTATTAATTGTAGTAGGTCGTGACGCAAATGACCATATGCTTCCTATAGCCTATGCAATAGTTGAAGTTGATAACAAAGACACATGGAGCTGGTTCTTGGAGTTGTTGGTTGAGGACCTAGGAGGTCCTGATATATGTAGGTTCTGCACATTTATGTCCGACCAACAAAAG AAAAAGTTTGGAAGCAAGCAAACGAAAACCTTGATGTGGAAGGCTGCAACCAGCACACACCCTAGAGCATGGGAAAGAGAAATGCATAGTATTAAAGAAGTGAACGAGGAGGCCTTTAAATACCTAATAACAATTCCACCAAG ATATTGGTGCAGGTCTAGGTTTACCGTGCAAGCCAAGTGTGACACATTTGTAAACAACATGAGTGAAGCCTTCAACATTGTTATTGTAGATGCAAG TTGGTCAGGTCAAAAATTGTTTGAAGTTAGGCATGTGTCACTAGTTGGAGACAAGTACACTGTTAACATAGAAAGCCAAGAATGCAACTATAGGAAATGGCTTATTAGTGGGATCCCATGTTGCCATGCAATTGCTGCCATGAACTTCCTCAGCTTAAAGGTAGAAGATTACATTCCCCATTGGTTCAGACATACAACATATGAAGAGATATACAACTCCATAGTTCTGCCTGTCAATGGTCACCTTTTATGGGAAACAACTGCCTTCCCTGATGTCCTACCACCACGTAAAAGAAGGTTGCCAAAGAGACCAACCAAGAAGAGAAGGGTGGAAGCTTGGGAACTGAAGAAAGATAAAACCCAAATGAGGCCAGGTGGTCATAGAAAGAGATGTTCAGTTTGTCACGCACTTGGGAACAAAAGGAATAATTGTCCAACACTTCCTATCCATGGCTGTGAAGAACATCCCACTAAAACTGCAACACCACAACCAACTCAACCAACACCAAGTGAACCACCACCAAGTCAACCACCTGCAACACCTACTCCACGAGTAGCACCATTTGAAAAATTTACACCTCATCAcattttcatgttgtctttgcaaaacaaaaaaacaacatGA